In Ostrea edulis chromosome 10, xbOstEdul1.1, whole genome shotgun sequence, one genomic interval encodes:
- the LOC130050676 gene encoding uncharacterized protein LOC130050676, translated as MEDREYLEIMEKMCHKDSTGHWSTPLPLKSNRTKLPNNRAQVLKRTFSLLVSFKRDPVKKDLTIKFMENLFNLGFAEEAPEVPEVEECWYLPIFPVFNPKKPNKIRMVFDSSITYQGQSLNSSLLRGPDLTNNLLYVRLRFRKERVAITGDIEQMFHMFHLDEEHTNFVRFIWFGNNDPVKPLRNYRMCVHLFGNSPSPSVATYCLHRCVEEPCDSEVKYYVTRNFYVDDGLSSYDSDIEALDVLLQTQKILRERGKIRFHKFAFNSQIVVDALSPGDRAGDLSDVQLDLNTIPSQSSLGLKWNISSDTFTFSTDLKYVPETKRDILSYLHSLYDPIGFLSPVILSGKFIFRDITQLELGWDELLHKDIILRWRTWQSSLHHLSEVEIPRRYVPTSIKNAERIELHTFADASEKAISAVTYI; from the coding sequence ATGGAAGACCGAGAGTATTTAGAAATTATGGAGAAAATGTGCCACAAGGACAGCACTGGACATTGGTCAACTCCACTCCCACTGAAGTCAAATAGAACTAAGCTTCCCAACAACAGAGCACAAGTACTAAAGAGAACCTTTTCACTGCTTGTGTCGTTTAAACGTGATCCTGTGAAGAAGGACTTGACcataaaatttatggaaaaccTGTTTAATCTTGGATTTGCTGAGGAAGCCCCCGAAGTTCCAGAGGTAGAAGAGTGTTGGTACCTTCCTATCTTTCCGGTATTCAATCCAAAGAAACCAAACAAAATCCGTATGGTTTTCGACTCGTCCATTACTTACCAAGGACAATCACTGAATTCCTCATTACTTCGGGGACCTGATCTTACTAACAATCTTTTATATGTCCGTTTACGTTTCCGCAAGGAACGCGTAGCAATCACAGGGGATATAGAACAGATGTTCCATATGTTTCACTTAGACGAAGAACATACAAACTTTGTCCGCTTTATTTGGTTTGGAAACAATGACCCAGTAAAGCCTCTAAGAAACTACAGAATGTGTGTGCACCTCTTTGGAAATTCCCCTTCACCATCAGTAGCAACATATTGTCTTCATAGATGTGTAGAAGAACCATGTGACAGTGAAGTGAAATATTATGTGACTAGAAACTTTTACGTCGATGATGGACTGTCATCCTATGATTCAGACATTGAAGCCCTAGACGTCTTACTACAAACACAAAAAATACTCAGGGAGAGAGGTAAAATCAGATTCCATAAGTTTGCCTTCAATAGTCAGATCGTCGTGGATGCTTTGTCACCTGGGGACAGGGCTGGAGATCTTAGTGACGTACAATTAGATCTAAATACTATACCATCACAGAGTAGTCTGGGCCTGAAGTGGAACATATCGTCAGATACTTTTACCTTCTCTACGGATCTCAAATATGTACCAGAAACAAAACGAGACATTCTATCTTATTTGCATAGTCTGTATGATCCAATAGGTTTTCTATCACCAGTCATTCTATCAGGAAAATTCATTTTCCGTGACATAACACAGTTAGAACTCGGATGGGACGAGCTGCTACACAAGGACATCATCTTGCGCTGGCGGACATGGCAAAGTTCTCTCCATCACTTGTCTGAAGTAGAAATACCTCGACGTTATGTTCCAACATCCATTAAAAATGCAGAAAGGATTGAGCTCCATACCTTTGCAGATGCTTCTGAAAAGGCCATATCAGCTGTCACGTACATCTAA
- the LOC125665562 gene encoding alpha-L-fucosidase-like, protein MYALNICALIILFNIISLTKCQNYQPTWESIDSRPIPGWYDDAKVGMFINWGVYTVPSCTSEWFWWFWKGQPQANVVEYMKKFYPPNWTYADFAKEFRAEFYDPYKWKDIIVSSGVKYVVLSSKHCDGYSMYPTNVTYQWNSRDVGPKQDLVGPLKEALKGTDVKFGIYHAMIEWFNPIWLTDQENNFTTQRYVKDYIHPQLYEIINTYQPDVLWNDACWLAPSWYWNSTIFLAWLYNKSPVKDTIVVNDRWGYDCFCKHGGIWTCSDRFHPGHVMPHKWVNAMTIDRGSWGYRRNADLSQYYSIEELLEEVIYTISYGGNILINVGPTSWGTFDPIYEERFRQLGSWLKVNGEAIYKSTPWTHQNDTVTNTAWYTASKSEKDVVYCIILNWPYDDEVTLGALKDIPVSEITLLGSDAVMSFAQESNGLKVVFPALSVRKMPCEWAWTLKITLKA, encoded by the exons ATGTATGCACTAAATATTTGTGCACTAATTATATTATTCAACATCATTTCGCTAACAAAATGTCAAAATTATCAACCCACATGGGAGAGTATCGACTCTCGTCCAATCCCTGGGTGGTACGACGATGCCAAAGTGGGCATGTTCATTAACTGGGGAGTTTACACGGTGCCCTCTTGTACCAGTGAGTGGTTCTGGTGGTTCTGGAAAGGACAGCCACAAGCAAACGTGGTGGAGTACATGAAAAAATTCTACCCACCAAACTGGACGTATGCGGACTTCGCTAAGGAATTCCGTGCCGAGTTTTATGATCCATATAAGTGGAAAGACATTATTGTCTCATCTGGTGTAAA ATATGTTGTGCTATCTTCTAAACACTGTGATGGATATAGCATGTACCCAACTAATGTGACATATCAATGGAATTCAAGAGACGTCGGTCCAAAGCAAGACCTAGTGG GTCCTTTAAAGGAGGCACTGAAGGGGACAGATGTAAAATTTGGGATCTACCATGCCATGATAGAATGGTTTAACCCAATATGGCTCACGGATCAAGAGAATAATTTCACCACTCAGAgatatgtcaaa GATTATATACACCCCCAGCTTTATGAAATTATCAACACTTACCAGCCAGATGTCCTGTGGAATGACGCCTGCTGGTTAGCTCCCAGTTGGTATTGGAACTCTACAATATTCTTAGCTTGGTTGTACAACAAGAG TCCAGTGAAAGACACTATCGTGGTAAATGACAGATGGGGATATGACTGCTTCTGCAAGCATGGAGGGATATGGACATGTTCTGACCGTTTCCATCcgg GTCATGTTATGCCACATAAATGGGTGAATGCCATGACGATAGACAGAGGGTCCTGGGGGTACAGGAGAAACGCTGATCTAAGCCAGTACTACTCCATAGAAGAGCTGTTAGAGGAAGTGATTTACACCATTAG TTATGGAGGGAACATATTGATTAACGTTGGGCCAACATCATGGGGGACCTTTGACCCAATTTATGAGGAAAGATTCCGTCAGTTGGGctcatggttaaaggtcaatggAGAAGCTATATATAAATCAACGCCTTGGACTCATCAGAATGACACAGTAACAAATACAGCGTG GTACACAGCGTCCAAGTCAGAAAAGGATGTTGTTTATTGTATAATATTGAATTGGCCGTATGATGACGAGGTGACCTTGGGAGCGTTGAAGGACATCCCAGTCTCTGAAATAACATTGCTTGGGTCAGATGCGGTAATGTCCTTTGCGCAAGAGTCAAATGGTCTTAAAGTTGTATTCCCCGCCCTTAGTGTCCGTAAGATGCCATGTGAATGGGCCTGGACTTTGAAGATTACACTAAAAGCATAA